A single region of the Aurantiacibacter sp. MUD11 genome encodes:
- a CDS encoding oligosaccharide flippase family protein produces MRAGMSVRGAALLAMMSQMGAFSIQFIASVILARWFIDPDELGLFTIAFSFVSLLAVLQEFGINRFVAGEKDLDDDKIRTAFTVSLTISWAIAVLCVVLSWPAAAFYDLPGLLPLLLVVAASYFFVPLATVPMALLHRNMDFKSNTMIEIGVVLTNAAVAIALAWQGYGAIALAWGAFAQQVARAAIAQWRVGGRLPIPPRLEGAMPVIRFGGFSTVLSGMSQLGSRLPELLIGRLLDTVAVGLFARAYGLAWQLRWLVSGGLATVFYPAFARFRDRGDPLGPHYERVTASFTAITWPTMAGLAACSVPVISILYGERWLGAARPLEWIAVSQILFIALPLHVELPILLGKMRPLLWRFGLDTAVSVVLLAIGAMYSLEAAAASRVAYGFAWLAIHAPFLQSVVGFRWSALVRVWLQSAFATGVAVLPVWLSYVWIAPAEEAGFLQVFGAAMVGIVMWLVTLRQTAHPAYAEIHHFAESALSRFGWSWLVPAPR; encoded by the coding sequence ATGCGGGCGGGCATGAGCGTGCGCGGTGCGGCACTGCTGGCGATGATGAGCCAGATGGGGGCCTTCTCCATCCAGTTCATTGCAAGCGTCATCCTGGCGCGCTGGTTCATCGATCCCGACGAACTGGGGCTGTTCACCATCGCCTTCTCCTTCGTCAGCCTGCTGGCGGTGCTGCAGGAGTTCGGCATCAACCGCTTCGTGGCGGGCGAGAAGGATCTCGACGACGACAAGATTCGCACGGCCTTCACCGTCTCGCTCACCATCAGCTGGGCGATTGCCGTGCTGTGCGTGGTGCTGAGCTGGCCCGCCGCCGCGTTCTACGACCTGCCCGGTTTGTTGCCGCTGCTGCTGGTGGTGGCAGCGAGCTATTTCTTCGTGCCGCTGGCTACCGTGCCCATGGCGCTGCTGCATCGGAACATGGATTTCAAATCCAACACCATGATCGAAATCGGCGTGGTGCTGACCAATGCCGCGGTCGCCATCGCGCTGGCGTGGCAAGGTTACGGCGCCATCGCGCTGGCCTGGGGCGCCTTCGCCCAGCAGGTAGCACGCGCTGCCATCGCGCAGTGGCGCGTCGGCGGCCGCCTGCCCATCCCGCCACGGCTGGAAGGCGCGATGCCGGTGATCCGCTTCGGCGGATTCTCGACCGTGCTCTCAGGCATGTCGCAGCTTGGCTCGCGCTTGCCCGAACTGCTGATCGGGCGCTTGCTCGACACCGTGGCCGTCGGCCTCTTCGCACGCGCCTATGGGCTCGCCTGGCAGTTGCGCTGGCTGGTCTCGGGCGGACTGGCCACCGTGTTCTATCCCGCCTTCGCCCGCTTTCGCGACCGGGGCGATCCGCTGGGGCCGCATTACGAGCGGGTGACCGCCAGCTTCACCGCCATCACCTGGCCGACCATGGCCGGCCTTGCCGCCTGCTCGGTGCCGGTGATCAGCATTCTCTATGGCGAGCGTTGGCTGGGTGCCGCGCGGCCGCTGGAATGGATCGCCGTTTCGCAAATCCTGTTCATCGCCCTGCCACTGCATGTCGAACTGCCGATCCTGCTGGGCAAGATGCGCCCGCTGCTGTGGCGGTTCGGGCTGGATACGGCGGTCTCGGTCGTCCTGCTGGCGATCGGGGCGATGTATTCGCTGGAGGCGGCCGCCGCCAGCCGCGTTGCCTATGGCTTCGCCTGGCTCGCCATCCATGCGCCCTTCCTCCAGTCCGTCGTGGGCTTCCGCTGGAGTGCGCTGGTCCGGGTGTGGCTGCAATCCGCCTTCGCCACCGGGGTCGCCGTGCTGCCGGTCTGGCTTTCCTACGTCTGGATTGCGCCGGCCGAGGAGGCTGGCTTCCTGCAGGTGTTCGGCGCAGCCATGGTCGGCATCGTCATGTGGCTGGTGACGCTGCGGCAGACCGCGCACCCGGCCTATGCCGAGATTCACCACTTCGCCGAAAGCGCCCTGTCGCGCTTCGGCTGGAGCTGGCTGGTCCCGGCGCCTCGCTAA